In a genomic window of Pseudomonas oryzihabitans:
- a CDS encoding VOC family protein: MIDHLDHLVLTTVDLAACEDFYTRVLGMRLEVFGAGRKALRYGNQKINLHERGREFEPKAHLPVPGALDLCFIAGQPLAAVIAHLQRERWPIVEGPVDRTGARGPIRSVYVRDPDLNLIEIAEYQA; this comes from the coding sequence CTGATCGATCACCTGGATCACCTGGTCCTGACCACCGTGGACCTCGCCGCCTGCGAAGACTTCTACACCCGGGTGCTGGGCATGCGCCTGGAGGTGTTCGGCGCGGGACGCAAGGCGCTGAGATACGGCAACCAGAAGATCAACCTGCACGAGCGCGGCCGGGAATTCGAACCCAAGGCCCACCTGCCCGTGCCGGGCGCGCTCGATCTCTGCTTCATCGCCGGCCAGCCGCTCGCGGCAGTCATCGCCCATCTGCAGCGCGAACGCTGGCCGATCGTGGAAGGCCCGGTGGACCGAACCGGTGCCAGGGGGCCGATCCGTTCGGTCTATGTGCGCGATCCGGATCTCAACCTGATCGAGATCGCCGAATACCAGGCCTAG
- a CDS encoding CAP domain-containing protein produces the protein MSRFLAVSLLLTAGLLSDVALAATPAEAQLLGLINAYRAAPQGCAGARAAAPLAADSRLAAVRLTGRDRLQSDLRAVGYQAAAVQVIMLAGAPTAQAAMAGLRQQYCRPLASADYAQIGVSQQGPRWQLVLARPVVSAGLGNWQTAGQAVLAEVNRARAQGRTCGTRRFAATAPLRWNPALANAALAHSQDMAGRDYFSHTAPGGGTVAERVAKQGYGWTRIGENIAAGAGSVAQAMQGWLASPGHCANLMNPEFTEMGAAYALNPRSTHSLYWTQVFGRPR, from the coding sequence ATGTCTCGTTTCCTAGCTGTTTCTCTCCTGCTGACCGCTGGCCTGCTGAGCGACGTCGCCCTGGCGGCAACCCCTGCGGAAGCCCAGTTGCTCGGCCTGATCAACGCCTACCGCGCCGCCCCCCAGGGTTGTGCCGGTGCACGCGCTGCCGCGCCATTGGCTGCCGATAGCCGGCTGGCGGCCGTGCGCCTGACGGGTCGTGACCGATTGCAGAGTGACCTGCGCGCCGTGGGCTATCAGGCCGCGGCGGTGCAGGTGATCATGCTGGCCGGCGCGCCCACCGCCCAGGCGGCCATGGCCGGCTTGCGCCAGCAGTATTGTCGCCCGCTGGCCAGCGCCGACTACGCCCAGATCGGCGTGAGCCAGCAGGGGCCGCGCTGGCAGCTGGTGCTGGCGCGCCCGGTGGTGAGCGCCGGCCTGGGCAATTGGCAGACCGCCGGCCAGGCGGTCCTGGCCGAGGTCAATCGTGCCCGCGCCCAGGGTCGTACCTGCGGCACCCGCCGCTTCGCCGCGACTGCGCCGCTGCGCTGGAATCCGGCCCTGGCCAACGCCGCCCTGGCGCACAGCCAGGACATGGCCGGGCGTGACTACTTCTCCCACACGGCGCCAGGTGGCGGCACCGTAGCCGAGCGGGTGGCCAAGCAGGGCTATGGGTGGACCCGCATCGGCGAGAACATTGCCGCGGGCGCCGGCTCGGTGGCCCAGGCCATGCAAGGCTGGCTGGCCAGTCCGGGGCACTGCGCCAATTTGATGAATCCGGAATTCACCGAGATGGGCGCGGCCTATGCCTTGAATCCGCGCAGCACCCATAGTCTCTACTGGACGCAGGTGTTCGGTCGGCCGCGCTAG
- a CDS encoding peptidylprolyl isomerase encodes MAKASARHILVSSEAKCNELKAAIEGGADFAQVAKDNSSCPSSRQGGDLGTFRPGQMVKEFDTVVFSAPLHQVQGPVKTQFGYHLVEVTSRED; translated from the coding sequence ATGGCCAAAGCCTCTGCCCGCCACATCCTGGTTTCCAGCGAAGCCAAGTGCAACGAACTCAAAGCCGCCATCGAAGGGGGCGCCGACTTCGCCCAGGTGGCCAAGGACAACTCCAGCTGCCCGTCTAGCCGCCAGGGCGGTGACCTGGGTACCTTCCGCCCGGGCCAGATGGTCAAGGAATTCGACACCGTGGTGTTCAGCGCTCCGCTGCACCAGGTCCAGGGTCCGGTGAAGACCCAGTTCGGCTATCACCTGGTGGAAGTCACCAGCCGCGAGGATTGA
- a CDS encoding GFA family protein has product MSTPLSCHGQCLCGAVQLDCRPDSTEVSACHCQTCRRWGGGPLLVAECALPPIIGGGDALAIHASSDWAERGFCRHCGTHLFYRLKTKPYYAIPVGLLGDGPDWTLTSEVFTDAKPAWYCFSNQTRQLTGAQLFAEQDPSDPT; this is encoded by the coding sequence TTGTCCACTCCCCTCTCCTGCCACGGCCAGTGCCTGTGCGGCGCCGTCCAGCTCGATTGCCGCCCCGACAGCACCGAGGTATCGGCCTGCCACTGCCAGACCTGCCGCCGCTGGGGCGGAGGCCCGCTGCTGGTCGCGGAATGCGCGCTGCCCCCCATCATCGGCGGCGGTGACGCCCTGGCCATCCACGCCTCGTCCGACTGGGCGGAGCGCGGCTTCTGCCGCCACTGCGGCACCCATCTGTTCTACCGACTCAAGACCAAACCTTACTACGCCATCCCCGTCGGTCTGCTCGGCGACGGCCCGGATTGGACCCTGACCAGCGAAGTCTTCACCGACGCGAAACCCGCCTGGTACTGCTTCAGCAACCAGACCCGCCAGTTGACCGGCGCGCAGCTGTTCGCCGAACAGGATCCGTCCGACCCGACCTAG
- a CDS encoding isocitrate lyase: MSAYENDVQAIAALKTTAGNHWSAINPEYAARMRLQNRFKTGLDIARHCAAIMRRDMAAYDADSSAYTQSLGCWHGFIGQQKLIAIKKHLGSTKGRYLYLSGWMIAALRSEFGPLPDQSMHEKTSVPALIEELYTFLRQADARELGMLFRELDAARAADENAKAAAIQAKIDNHETHVVPIIADIDAGFGNAEATYLLAKKMIEAGACCIQLENQVSDEKQCGHQDGKVTVPHEDFLAKINAVRYAFLELGVDEGVIVARTDSLGAGLTKQIAVSKQPGDLGDQYNSFLDCDEVDASQLGNGDVLISRGGKLLRPKRLASGLFQFRAGSGVDRVVLDCITSLQNGADLLWIETEKPHVGQIKAMVDRIREVVPNAKLVYNNSPSFNWTLSFRQQVFDALQAEGKDVSAYDRAKLMSVDYDDTELGRLADARIQSFQRDAAREAGIFHHLITLPTYHTAALSTDNLAKGYFAEEGMLAYVKGVQRQEIRQGIACVKHQNMAGSDMGDDHKEYFAGEAALKAAGKDNTMNQFH; this comes from the coding sequence ATGTCCGCTTACGAGAACGACGTTCAGGCCATCGCCGCCCTCAAGACCACCGCCGGCAACCACTGGAGCGCCATCAATCCGGAATACGCCGCACGGATGCGCTTGCAGAATCGCTTCAAGACCGGTCTCGACATCGCCCGCCATTGCGCGGCCATCATGCGCCGGGACATGGCCGCCTACGACGCCGACAGCAGCGCCTACACCCAGTCGCTGGGCTGCTGGCACGGCTTCATCGGGCAGCAGAAGCTGATCGCCATCAAGAAGCACCTGGGCAGCACGAAAGGCCGCTACCTCTATCTGTCCGGCTGGATGATCGCCGCGCTGCGCTCGGAATTCGGCCCGCTGCCGGATCAGTCCATGCACGAGAAGACCAGCGTGCCGGCACTGATCGAAGAGCTCTACACCTTCCTGCGCCAGGCCGACGCCCGCGAGCTGGGCATGCTGTTCCGCGAGCTGGACGCCGCCCGCGCCGCCGACGAGAACGCCAAGGCCGCCGCTATCCAGGCCAAGATCGACAACCATGAAACCCATGTGGTGCCGATCATCGCCGACATCGACGCCGGGTTCGGCAACGCCGAGGCCACCTACCTCTTGGCCAAGAAGATGATCGAGGCCGGGGCCTGCTGCATCCAGCTGGAAAATCAGGTCTCCGACGAGAAGCAGTGCGGCCACCAGGACGGCAAGGTCACGGTGCCCCACGAGGACTTCCTGGCCAAGATCAACGCCGTGCGCTACGCCTTCCTCGAACTGGGCGTGGACGAGGGCGTCATCGTCGCCCGCACCGACTCCCTGGGCGCCGGCCTGACCAAGCAGATCGCCGTGAGCAAGCAGCCGGGCGACCTGGGCGACCAGTACAACAGCTTCCTCGACTGCGACGAGGTGGACGCCAGCCAGCTGGGCAACGGCGACGTCTTGATCAGCCGCGGCGGCAAGCTGCTCCGGCCCAAGCGCCTGGCCAGCGGCCTGTTCCAGTTCCGTGCCGGCAGCGGCGTGGATCGCGTGGTGCTGGACTGCATCACCTCGCTGCAGAACGGCGCCGACCTGCTGTGGATTGAGACCGAGAAGCCCCACGTCGGCCAGATCAAGGCCATGGTCGACCGCATCCGCGAGGTCGTGCCCAACGCCAAGCTGGTCTACAACAACAGCCCGTCGTTCAACTGGACGCTGAGCTTCCGCCAGCAGGTGTTCGACGCCCTGCAGGCCGAGGGCAAGGACGTCTCCGCCTATGACCGCGCCAAGCTGATGAGCGTGGACTACGACGACACCGAACTGGGTCGCCTGGCTGATGCCCGCATCCAGAGCTTCCAGCGTGACGCGGCGCGGGAGGCAGGGATCTTCCATCACCTGATCACCCTGCCCACCTACCACACCGCGGCCCTGTCCACCGACAACCTGGCCAAGGGCTACTTCGCCGAGGAAGGCATGCTGGCCTACGTCAAGGGCGTGCAGCGCCAGGAGATCCGCCAGGGCATCGCCTGCGTCAAGCACCAGAACATGGCCGGCTCGGACATGGGCGACGACCACAAGGAATACTTTGCCGGGGAAGCCGCGCTCAAGGCGGCGGGCAAGGACAACACCATGAACCAGTTCCATTGA
- the prpD gene encoding 2-methylcitrate dehydratase, translated as MSANVDLNNRPDYDQVIQDLADYVLTYQVTSREALDTARNCLMDTLGCGLLALRFPECTKLLGPQVEGTVVPQGARVPGTSYRLDPVKAAWDIGCIIRWLDYNDTWLAAEWGHPSDNLGAILAVADHLSQRRVAQGEAPLTMRQVLEAMVMAHEIQGVFALENSFNRVGLDHVFLVKLASTAVSAKLMGANREQLLAALSHAFVDGQALRTYRHAPNAGSRKSWAAGDASSRGVRLADIALRGEMGIPGVLSAPQWGFYDVLFSHTNKDLATKPADQRQFRFPQGFGSYVMENVLFKISFPAEFHAQTAAEAAVLLHPQVRDRVDEIEKIVVTTHESAIRIISKQGPMANAADRDHCLQYMIAVPLLFGDLVAEHYEDAFHQAHPRIDQLREKMEIVEDERYSREYLEADKRSIANALQVFFTDGSSTEKIAVEYPIGHRRRREEGIPLLERKFQNNLATRFPAGRCAQIFDLCKDQADLEATPVHRFVDLFVL; from the coding sequence ATGAGCGCCAACGTCGATCTCAACAACCGACCCGATTACGACCAGGTCATCCAGGACCTGGCCGATTACGTGCTGACCTACCAGGTCACCTCCCGCGAGGCCCTGGACACCGCCCGCAACTGTCTGATGGACACCCTCGGCTGCGGCCTACTGGCCCTGCGCTTCCCCGAGTGCACCAAGCTGCTCGGTCCCCAAGTCGAAGGCACCGTGGTGCCCCAGGGCGCGCGGGTGCCGGGCACCAGCTATCGCCTGGACCCGGTCAAGGCGGCCTGGGACATCGGCTGCATCATTCGCTGGCTGGACTACAACGACACCTGGCTGGCCGCCGAGTGGGGCCACCCCTCCGACAACCTCGGCGCCATCCTGGCGGTGGCCGACCACCTCTCCCAGCGCCGCGTGGCCCAGGGCGAAGCGCCCCTGACCATGCGCCAGGTGCTGGAGGCCATGGTCATGGCCCACGAGATCCAGGGGGTGTTCGCCCTGGAGAACTCCTTCAACCGCGTCGGCCTGGACCATGTCTTCCTGGTCAAGCTGGCCTCAACCGCGGTCAGCGCCAAGCTGATGGGTGCCAATCGCGAACAGCTGCTGGCGGCCCTGTCCCATGCCTTCGTTGACGGCCAGGCGCTGCGCACCTATCGCCATGCGCCCAATGCCGGCAGCCGCAAGTCCTGGGCCGCAGGTGACGCCTCCAGCCGCGGCGTGCGCCTGGCCGACATCGCCCTGCGTGGCGAGATGGGCATCCCCGGCGTGCTCAGCGCGCCCCAGTGGGGCTTCTATGACGTGCTGTTCAGCCACACCAACAAGGACCTGGCCACCAAGCCAGCCGACCAGCGCCAGTTCCGCTTCCCCCAGGGCTTCGGCAGCTACGTGATGGAAAACGTGCTGTTCAAGATCAGCTTCCCCGCGGAATTCCATGCCCAGACCGCCGCCGAGGCCGCGGTGCTCCTGCATCCCCAGGTGCGCGACCGGGTGGATGAGATCGAGAAGATCGTGGTGACCACCCACGAATCGGCCATCCGCATCATCTCCAAGCAGGGCCCCATGGCCAATGCCGCCGACCGCGACCACTGCCTGCAATACATGATCGCCGTGCCGCTGCTGTTCGGTGACCTGGTCGCCGAGCACTACGAGGACGCCTTCCACCAGGCGCATCCGCGTATCGATCAGCTGCGCGAGAAGATGGAGATCGTCGAGGACGAGCGCTACAGCCGCGAGTACCTGGAAGCCGACAAGAGATCCATCGCCAACGCCCTGCAGGTGTTCTTCACCGACGGCAGCAGTACCGAGAAGATCGCCGTGGAATATCCCATCGGCCATCGCCGGCGTCGCGAAGAGGGCATTCCGCTCTTGGAGCGCAAGTTCCAGAACAACCTGGCCACGCGCTTCCCAGCCGGTCGCTGCGCCCAGATCTTCGACCTGTGCAAGGACCAGGCAGACCTGGAAGCCACCCCGGTGCATCGCTTCGTGGATCTGTTCGTGTTGTAA
- the prpC gene encoding bifunctional 2-methylcitrate synthase/citrate synthase: MADSKTLGGAGLRGQVAGRTALCTVGKTGAGLTYRGYDIRELAAGADFEEVAHLLLYGELPTQAQLDAYRQRLAALRDLPQPLKEGLERIPASAHPMDVMRTGASLLGTLEPERSFADQQLVADRLLGAFPAILLYWHHFSQSGTRIDCSSNAPDIASHFLTLLHGKAPSELHARVMNVSLILYAEHEFNASTFTARVCASTLSDLYSCVTGAIGSLRGPLHGGANEAAMALIERFASPEEAVTGLKQLLERKEKVMGFGHAIYRDSDPRNEVIKDYARQLAAEVGDRVLFPVSEAIDRTMKEEKGLFPNADFYHASAYHFLGIPTPLFTPIFVCSRTAGWCAHVFEQRADNRIIRPSADYIGVEQRPFTPIANR; encoded by the coding sequence ATGGCAGACAGCAAAACCCTCGGCGGCGCCGGCCTGCGTGGCCAAGTCGCCGGCCGCACCGCGCTATGCACCGTCGGCAAGACCGGCGCCGGCCTCACCTACCGGGGCTACGACATCCGCGAACTGGCCGCCGGGGCCGACTTCGAGGAAGTGGCCCACCTGTTGCTCTATGGCGAGCTGCCGACCCAGGCGCAACTGGACGCCTACCGCCAGCGCCTGGCCGCGCTGCGCGACCTGCCGCAACCACTCAAGGAGGGCCTGGAGCGCATTCCCGCCAGTGCCCACCCCATGGACGTGATGCGCACCGGCGCCTCGTTGCTGGGTACCCTGGAGCCGGAGCGCAGCTTCGCCGACCAGCAACTGGTGGCTGACCGCCTGCTCGGCGCCTTCCCGGCGATCCTGCTGTATTGGCATCACTTCAGCCAGAGTGGCACCCGCATCGACTGCAGCAGTAATGCGCCGGACATTGCCAGTCACTTCCTCACTCTGCTGCACGGCAAGGCGCCCAGCGAGCTGCATGCCCGGGTGATGAACGTCTCGCTGATCCTCTATGCCGAGCACGAATTCAACGCCTCCACCTTTACCGCCCGGGTCTGCGCCTCGACGCTGTCGGATCTCTATTCCTGCGTCACCGGCGCCATCGGCTCCCTGCGCGGGCCGCTGCACGGCGGCGCCAACGAGGCGGCCATGGCGCTGATCGAGCGCTTCGCTTCGCCCGAGGAGGCGGTCACCGGGCTCAAGCAGCTGCTCGAACGCAAGGAAAAGGTGATGGGCTTCGGCCACGCCATCTACCGCGACAGCGATCCGCGCAACGAGGTGATCAAGGACTATGCCCGACAACTGGCGGCGGAGGTGGGCGACCGCGTGCTGTTCCCGGTCTCGGAAGCCATCGACCGCACCATGAAGGAAGAGAAGGGGCTATTCCCCAACGCCGACTTCTATCACGCCTCGGCCTATCACTTCCTCGGCATTCCGACGCCGCTGTTCACCCCGATCTTCGTCTGCTCGCGGACGGCCGGCTGGTGCGCCCATGTCTTCGAGCAGCGCGCCGACAACCGCATCATCCGCCCCAGCGCGGATTACATCGGCGTCGAGCAGCGTCCGTTCACGCCCATCGCCAATCGTTAA
- the prpB gene encoding methylisocitrate lyase — MPAVSPGQKFRAAVAAERPLQVVGTLNANHALLAKRAGFHAIYLSGGGVAAGSLGLPDLGISGLEDVLIDVRRITDVCDLPLLVDVDTGFGASAFNVARTVRSLIKAGAAAMHIEDQVGAKRCGHRPGKEIVSQQEMVDRIKAAVDARTDPDFVIMARTDALAVEGLQAAIDRACACVEAGADMIFPEAMTELPMYRQFAQAVGVPILANITEFGATPLFTTEELAGAEVSLVLYPLSAFRAANRAAENVYTAIRRDGSQQAVVDTMQTRAELYDRIDYHRYEDQLDRLFQQHKH; from the coding sequence ATGCCTGCCGTCAGTCCCGGCCAGAAATTCCGCGCCGCCGTCGCCGCCGAACGCCCGCTGCAGGTGGTCGGCACCCTCAACGCCAACCATGCGCTGCTGGCCAAGCGCGCCGGCTTCCACGCCATCTATCTGTCCGGCGGCGGGGTCGCGGCTGGTTCCCTGGGGCTGCCGGACCTGGGCATCAGCGGACTGGAAGACGTACTGATCGACGTGCGCCGGATCACCGATGTCTGCGACCTGCCGCTGCTGGTGGACGTTGACACCGGCTTCGGCGCCTCGGCCTTCAACGTGGCCCGCACCGTCCGGTCGCTGATCAAGGCCGGCGCGGCGGCCATGCATATCGAGGATCAGGTGGGCGCCAAGCGCTGTGGCCACCGGCCGGGCAAGGAGATCGTCAGCCAGCAGGAGATGGTCGATCGCATCAAGGCGGCGGTGGATGCCCGTACCGATCCCGACTTCGTGATCATGGCCCGCACCGACGCCCTGGCGGTGGAGGGGCTGCAGGCCGCCATCGACCGCGCCTGCGCCTGCGTCGAGGCCGGCGCCGACATGATCTTTCCCGAGGCCATGACCGAGCTGCCCATGTACCGCCAGTTCGCCCAGGCGGTGGGGGTGCCGATCCTGGCCAACATCACCGAATTCGGCGCCACGCCGCTGTTCACCACCGAGGAGCTGGCCGGGGCCGAAGTCAGCCTGGTGCTTTACCCGCTGTCAGCCTTCCGCGCCGCCAACCGCGCCGCCGAGAACGTCTATACGGCGATCCGCCGCGATGGCAGCCAGCAGGCGGTGGTCGACACCATGCAGACCCGCGCCGAGCTCTATGACCGCATCGATTACCACAGATACGAAGATCAGCTGGACAGGCTATTCCAGCAACACAAGCACTAA
- a CDS encoding GntR family transcriptional regulator translates to MIDSPLLGDAPETDSGTLSEQVFRRIREAIVRGDVAPGSKISEPELARTYGISRGPLREAIHRLEGQRLVVRVPHAGARVAALSLAELVELYEIRESLEGMACRLAAERLTPQGIDELRQLLDTHERDPAFQAGTGYYLQEGDHDFHYRIIQASGNGMLVRLLCGELYHLVRMYRLKVSATPNRPRQAFAEHHRILDALAEGDGELAELLMRRHIAASKRNLQHHPLVQAQSR, encoded by the coding sequence ATGATCGATAGCCCTCTCTTAGGTGACGCGCCCGAGACCGACAGCGGGACCCTCTCCGAGCAGGTCTTCCGGCGTATTCGCGAGGCCATCGTCCGCGGCGACGTGGCGCCGGGCAGCAAGATTTCCGAACCGGAGCTGGCCCGTACCTATGGCATCAGTCGCGGTCCGCTGCGCGAAGCCATCCATCGCCTGGAGGGCCAACGGCTGGTGGTGCGGGTGCCCCATGCCGGCGCCCGGGTCGCCGCCCTGAGCCTGGCCGAGCTGGTCGAACTCTACGAGATCCGCGAATCCCTCGAAGGCATGGCCTGCCGCCTGGCGGCCGAGCGCCTCACCCCCCAGGGCATCGACGAATTGCGCCAACTGCTGGATACCCACGAGCGCGACCCGGCGTTCCAGGCCGGTACCGGCTACTACCTGCAAGAAGGCGACCACGACTTCCACTACCGCATCATCCAGGCCAGCGGCAACGGCATGCTGGTGCGGCTGCTGTGCGGCGAGCTCTATCACCTGGTGCGCATGTACCGACTCAAGGTCTCCGCCACCCCCAATCGGCCGCGCCAGGCCTTCGCCGAGCACCATCGCATCCTCGATGCCCTGGCCGAGGGCGATGGCGAGCTGGCCGAGCTGCTGATGCGCCGCCACATCGCCGCTTCCAAGCGCAATCTGCAGCACCATCCCCTAGTCCAAGCTCAGTCGAGGTAA
- the pabB gene encoding aminodeoxychorismate synthase component I — protein MPLCHLHPLPYHAEPTARFALLHGEPGAVLLDSGRPVAERGRYDLMAAWPLAVLQPAAGEDGRAFFARARAALVKLGRAELPDEVELPFAGGLLGYLGYDFGRRLERLPEGARADLQLPDARLGLYAWALITDHQARTSQLVCHPALDAAERKRLIALFEAEATPETSDFSLTAPFAADIDRDTYRQRIEAIQAYIAAGDCYQVNFAQRFRAPFEGSPWTAYLALRAACPTPFSGYLALDRGALLSHSPERFLRVSRGQVETRPIKGTRPRRADPSADAAEATALLASPKDRAENLMIVDLLRNDLGRSCRIGSVRVPELFALESYPNVHHLVSAVTGELAAGLDALDLLAGSFPGGSITGAPKIRAMQIIDELEETRRGPYCGSLLYLDVRGESDSSILIRSLLAEDGVLSCWGGGGIVMDSHWADEYAESLAKVRVLLETLEAHS, from the coding sequence ATGCCCCTCTGCCACCTGCATCCGCTGCCCTACCACGCCGAGCCCACGGCGCGTTTCGCCCTGCTGCACGGCGAGCCTGGCGCGGTGCTGCTGGATTCGGGGCGGCCAGTAGCCGAGCGCGGTCGTTACGACCTCATGGCGGCCTGGCCGCTGGCGGTGCTGCAACCGGCAGCCGGCGAAGATGGCCGCGCCTTCTTCGCCCGTGCGCGTGCCGCCTTGGTCAAACTGGGCCGGGCGGAATTGCCGGACGAGGTGGAGCTACCCTTCGCCGGTGGCCTGCTGGGCTATCTCGGCTATGACTTCGGCCGGCGCCTGGAACGGCTGCCGGAGGGTGCCCGCGCCGATCTGCAACTGCCCGATGCCCGCCTGGGGCTCTATGCCTGGGCGCTGATCACCGATCACCAGGCACGGACCAGCCAGCTGGTCTGCCATCCGGCACTGGACGCAGCGGAACGAAAACGACTGATCGCCCTGTTCGAAGCCGAGGCAACGCCCGAGACCTCTGACTTCAGCCTCACCGCGCCCTTCGCCGCCGACATCGACCGCGATACCTATCGCCAGCGCATCGAGGCCATCCAGGCCTATATCGCCGCGGGCGATTGCTACCAGGTCAACTTCGCCCAGCGCTTCCGCGCGCCCTTCGAGGGTTCGCCCTGGACCGCCTACCTCGCCCTGCGCGCGGCCTGTCCGACGCCCTTTTCCGGCTACCTGGCGCTGGACCGGGGCGCCCTGCTCAGCCATTCGCCCGAGCGCTTCCTGCGGGTGAGCCGCGGCCAGGTGGAAACCCGGCCGATCAAGGGCACCCGGCCACGGCGTGCCGATCCCAGCGCCGATGCCGCCGAAGCCACAGCGCTGCTCGCCAGCCCCAAGGATCGCGCCGAGAATCTGATGATCGTCGATCTGCTGCGCAACGACCTGGGCCGCAGTTGCCGCATCGGCTCGGTACGGGTGCCCGAGCTGTTCGCCCTGGAGAGCTATCCCAACGTCCACCATCTGGTCAGCGCCGTGACCGGTGAACTGGCCGCGGGCCTGGACGCCCTTGATCTTTTGGCCGGCAGCTTTCCCGGCGGCTCCATCACCGGCGCGCCGAAGATCCGCGCCATGCAGATCATCGACGAACTGGAAGAGACCCGCCGCGGCCCCTACTGCGGCTCGCTGCTCTACCTGGACGTGCGTGGCGAGAGCGACAGCTCCATCCTCATCCGCAGCCTGCTGGCCGAAGATGGCGTACTCAGTTGCTGGGGCGGCGGCGGCATCGTCATGGATTCCCACTGGGCCGACGAGTACGCCGAGTCTCTGGCCAAGGTGCGGGTCTTGCTGGAAACGCTGGAAGCCCATAGCTGA
- a CDS encoding phosphoadenosine phosphosulfate reductase domain-containing protein: protein MSLDLARINADLGRDPEKLVAWALGLGKSAIVTTNFRPFEAVILHLVSQVKPDIPVVWMDSGYNTPATYRCADEIVRKLNLNLVTYLPKRSRAHREAIDGPVPGLDDPRHAAFTEEVKLEPFARALRETAPEVWFTALRATDTAVRAQMDPVSVNPDGLIKVAPLLHWTSKDLYQYLTAHDLPNEFDYFDPTKGDENRECGLHLAH, encoded by the coding sequence ATGTCTCTCGATCTCGCCCGCATCAACGCCGACCTCGGCCGCGACCCCGAAAAGCTCGTCGCCTGGGCCCTGGGGCTGGGTAAAAGCGCCATCGTCACCACCAACTTCCGCCCCTTCGAGGCGGTGATCCTGCACCTGGTCAGCCAGGTCAAGCCGGACATCCCGGTGGTCTGGATGGACAGTGGCTACAACACCCCCGCCACCTACCGCTGCGCCGACGAGATCGTGCGCAAGCTGAATCTCAACCTGGTGACCTACCTACCCAAGCGCTCCCGCGCCCACCGCGAGGCCATCGACGGCCCGGTGCCGGGGCTGGACGATCCGCGCCACGCCGCCTTCACCGAAGAGGTCAAGCTCGAACCCTTCGCCCGTGCCTTGCGCGAGACCGCCCCGGAAGTCTGGTTCACCGCCCTGCGCGCCACCGACACCGCGGTGCGCGCCCAGATGGACCCGGTCAGCGTCAATCCGGACGGCCTGATCAAGGTCGCGCCGCTACTGCACTGGACCTCCAAGGACCTCTACCAGTACCTGACCGCCCACGACCTGCCCAACGAATTCGACTACTTCGATCCCACCAAGGGCGACGAAAACCGCGAGTGCGGCCTGCACCTCGCCCACTGA